The Deltaproteobacteria bacterium sequence GAAGTAGAGATGGAACGGATTCTGGGACTCGCAGCCGTCATGCGGCGCCCACAGGTGCGAATCGAGATCGGCCGGCGTCGCGCCCCAGGAGAGCACAATGCGCATCTGGCCCTGCGTCAGTGCCGTCGTCATCGTGCCGTTCTGCGATCCGGTATTGCGCGCGCCCAGCACGTAAACCGAAAACGCCGTATCGCATCGGTTGAGCGCCGTCACGTAGGCCGTGTAAACGCCAGCTTCCAGCGAGATCGTGAACTGCCCGCTCGCATTCGTGGTCGTCGAGCCGACGACCGCCTCGGTGTCCGGCGCGTTGATGCCCGCACGGAAATCGAGCGCCGCGCCGCCGATCGCAAAACCCGTCAGAGCATCTTTGATGATGCCCGAAACCGAGCCGAGCACGACGAGCGGCTTGGGCACGAGCCAAACATTGGCGAGCTGTGTCGTGCCGTTTTCGAAGACCCGCGTCCAGAGCTGCGTGTCCTGGTGCGTCGGGTGCGTGACGTCAATGATGTATTCGAGCTCGTTGACCTGCGCGAAGTTGAATGCGCCGTCCGGACCCGTCGTGATGACCGTCGGGTCGGCGGGTGTTCCATCCAAAAACAGCAGGCGGACTTCGGCGCCTTCGACCGGGCTCATGTTGCGCGGATCGACCACGACGCCCTCGACGTCGCCGGCGCGGGTTTCGGCCACGGGCGAGACGGGATCGAAGATGTCGGCGCCGACCACATCGGCGGGCGCAGCCGCATCGTCATTTGACGAGGGTTCGCCGAGCTGCCCGGCTTTTGCCGAAGCATCGCCATCGCTCGAATCGTCCCCCGCGACGCACGAAACCGCCGCCACGGCCAGAACGAACACCACAATCCATTCCCATCGCTTGGGCATCGCCAATCCCTCCGGCAAACCGTTCCGCGCAAGGCGCGAAGGAAACGAACGCGAAACACTCCGGCGCTTGACGCGAGCCAACAGGCACACGTGCACCGCGTCGAATCATGAACGCGACAAAATCCTATATGCCACAAGGGGTTGTGATTGTCCACAAACGCCCCCTTCCGATTCCGGCCTCACCCTTATTTCGGTGTCGGGATTCCCGTGCCGGGCCCGGTGAGCGGCACGAAACGCACCGGCAGCAGCGTCTCGCGCTTCAGCTCGCCGCCGACTTTGGTGAGGCGCAGCAATTCCTGCGCTTCAGGGTTCGGCCCGACGGGCAGCACCAAACGTCCGCCCTCGGCGAGCTGATCCGCGAGCGGCTTGGGGATCTCGGGCGGCGCGGCGGTGACGAGAATCGCGTCGAAGGGCGCGCGCTCTTTCCACCCCTGATATCCATCGCCGCAACGCACTTCGACCTTTGTGTATCCGAGGGTTCCCAGCGTGGTTCGCGCGCGGTCGGCGAGGTCGCAGATGATCTCGATCGTGAAAACGCGGTCGGTGATCTCGGCGAGTACCGCCGCCTGATAGCCTGAGCCGGTGCCGATCTCGAGCACCTTATCGCCTCGCTTCACGCGCGCGGCCTCGGTCATGAACGCGACGATGTAGGGCTGGCTGATTGTCTGCTCGCTCCCAATGGCCAGCGGCATGTCGTCGTAGGCCGCGCCGGCCACGTTAGCGGGCACAAAACGGTGACGCGGCACCTTTCGCATCGCGGCGAGGACCAGCGGGTCTTTCACGCCCCGCGCCTCGACCTGCGTTCGCACCATGCGGTCGCGGTTGACCTGATCGTCGGTCCTGGTCTGGGCGAACGCCGTCCACACCGCGAGCACGACGACGGTCACACCGACGATAAGGCCGATCTCACGGATCTCCATGAACGTGATTTTCCTCCCGCCCGCGCCACGACGCAAGCGGAACATGCTCGGGCCTCTCCCCCGCATGGACAGTCCCCGCCCGGGTTGCTAAAACGAGGGCCCGGGTCCGCATGAAACACGACGCGGAATAAACATGAAACACCACCGCGAAGAACTCTGGTTCCACATCCCCGATCGCCGGGGACTCGAAAACATCACGGACCGCGTCCAGGCGGCGATCACGAAAAGCGGCGTGATAAACGGCCTGTGCCTCGTCAACGCGATGCACATCACCGCGAGCGTCTTTATTAACGACGACGAGTCCGGTCTGCACCGGGACTACGACGAGTGGCTGGAGCGCATCGCACCGCACGCGCCGACCGACCGTTATCGCCACAACCGCACGGGCGAGGACAACGCCGACGCGCACCTGAAGCGGCAGATCATGGGCCGCGAGGTCGTCGTGGCGATCACCGACGGCGTGCTCGATTTCGGCCCGTGGGAGCAGATCTTTTATTTCGAATTCGACGGGCGACGGAAAAAACGCGCCCTCATCAAGATCATCGGAGAATGACCGGAGGCGGCGATGAGCCGGCTGAACCGTATCGAACTGTTTCACGTCAACATTCCCCTCGCCACGCCGTTTTATCCGTCGTGGATTCCCGGCTATCCGCAGACGCACAATCGCTTCACGCTGATTCACCTGACGACGGACGACGGGCACATCGGCGTCGCGGCGGGGATGGCGT is a genomic window containing:
- a CDS encoding protein-L-isoaspartate(D-aspartate) O-methyltransferase translates to MEIREIGLIVGVTVVVLAVWTAFAQTRTDDQVNRDRMVRTQVEARGVKDPLVLAAMRKVPRHRFVPANVAGAAYDDMPLAIGSEQTISQPYIVAFMTEAARVKRGDKVLEIGTGSGYQAAVLAEITDRVFTIEIICDLADRARTTLGTLGYTKVEVRCGDGYQGWKERAPFDAILVTAAPPEIPKPLADQLAEGGRLVLPVGPNPEAQELLRLTKVGGELKRETLLPVRFVPLTGPGTGIPTPK
- a CDS encoding YjbQ family protein produces the protein MKHHREELWFHIPDRRGLENITDRVQAAITKSGVINGLCLVNAMHITASVFINDDESGLHRDYDEWLERIAPHAPTDRYRHNRTGEDNADAHLKRQIMGREVVVAITDGVLDFGPWEQIFYFEFDGRRKKRALIKIIGE